A single Elusimicrobiota bacterium DNA region contains:
- a CDS encoding GAF domain-containing sensor histidine kinase — protein MNPGLTLALAALVAGFATYWFFVFRRLLPLDRELRAVRERAGDLRRFALEVLELHLSTGTAPHALNEMGQRCVVCLHQRLPELALCWVRRAGGTDEGIMVAARGRVWSELGQDAWDFGSALLRQASEEGGLTKPITGAGAGGKEFRPAGTCGTSDTAGARGSETDPLLRLLADHGFCVLRLIPWGRSGSSEGLLVAADRDPRGAGLQAAEPFLDIVRRLATSLAEIVDGLVRLSQASERLQGGLTSAIEELTHTHTRLIEKAREVRTLHDVAEALISRGAKTESLGAIVSIVAKYLQADLVAFLLFDEETQELVTQAGAYGLEGEEQFYRMPLSRDDASSVRVYRTRRPFLTGDAQSDPNVIAHYAKLWKVHSLMVIPLLVEERCIGVMRVGSFQKDYFSGEQVEMMTIIAEEAAVIVETAILNRKLSQVAEQLANLNRMKSDFVSTVSHEFKTPLTSLSGFLDVLLSGEAGPLSAQQQEFLRISEAQVKRLASLVSDLLDCSRLEANMEMAKAAVALEAVVRASVANHSLRAGEAGKTITVEASAPVPEVVGDAKWLGLAVDNLISNAVKFTRPGGRVAVSLSRQGETVEVCVADDGIGIHPDDQSRIFEKFFRARNRSEISTPGTGLGLTIAKEVVSRHGGRIWFQSEPGKGTRFCFALPLQPAAAGAGD, from the coding sequence ATGAACCCCGGCCTGACGCTGGCCCTCGCCGCGTTGGTGGCCGGCTTCGCGACGTACTGGTTCTTCGTGTTCCGGCGGCTGCTGCCTCTGGACCGGGAACTGCGCGCGGTCCGGGAGCGGGCCGGGGACCTGCGGCGCTTCGCCCTGGAGGTGCTGGAGCTGCATCTTTCCACCGGTACCGCGCCGCATGCGCTCAACGAGATGGGGCAGCGCTGCGTGGTCTGCCTGCATCAGCGCCTGCCGGAGCTCGCCTTGTGCTGGGTCCGCCGCGCCGGCGGCACCGACGAAGGGATCATGGTCGCGGCGCGGGGCCGGGTCTGGTCCGAACTGGGCCAGGACGCTTGGGACTTCGGCTCCGCCCTCTTGCGCCAAGCTTCGGAGGAGGGGGGGCTGACCAAGCCCATCACCGGCGCCGGCGCCGGCGGTAAGGAATTCCGTCCCGCCGGCACCTGCGGAACCTCCGATACCGCAGGCGCCCGGGGCTCCGAGACCGACCCCCTGCTGCGCCTGCTGGCGGACCACGGCTTCTGCGTCCTGCGCCTGATCCCCTGGGGGCGGTCGGGGAGCTCCGAAGGCCTGCTGGTCGCCGCGGACCGCGACCCCCGGGGCGCGGGGCTGCAGGCGGCCGAGCCGTTCCTCGACATCGTGCGGCGCCTGGCCACGTCCTTGGCCGAGATCGTCGACGGCCTGGTGCGGCTCTCCCAGGCCAGCGAGCGCCTCCAGGGCGGACTGACCTCGGCCATCGAGGAGCTCACTCATACCCACACCAGGCTCATCGAGAAGGCCCGCGAGGTGCGCACCCTCCATGACGTGGCCGAGGCTTTGATCTCGCGGGGGGCCAAGACGGAGTCCCTCGGCGCCATCGTCTCCATCGTGGCCAAGTACCTGCAGGCGGACCTGGTGGCCTTCCTGCTCTTCGACGAGGAGACCCAGGAGCTGGTCACCCAGGCGGGGGCCTACGGCCTGGAGGGGGAAGAGCAGTTCTACCGCATGCCGCTGTCCCGCGACGACGCCTCCTCGGTGCGGGTCTACCGGACCCGCCGGCCCTTCCTGACCGGCGACGCGCAGAGCGACCCCAACGTCATCGCCCACTACGCCAAGCTCTGGAAGGTGCATTCCCTGATGGTCATCCCCCTGCTGGTGGAGGAGCGCTGCATCGGGGTCATGCGCGTGGGCAGCTTCCAGAAGGACTATTTCAGCGGCGAGCAGGTCGAGATGATGACCATCATCGCCGAAGAGGCCGCGGTCATCGTGGAAACGGCCATCCTGAACCGCAAGCTCTCCCAGGTGGCGGAGCAATTGGCCAATCTCAACCGCATGAAGAGCGATTTCGTCTCCACGGTCAGCCATGAGTTCAAGACGCCGCTGACCTCGCTGTCGGGCTTCCTGGACGTGCTGCTCAGCGGGGAGGCCGGGCCCCTGAGCGCGCAGCAGCAGGAGTTCCTGAGGATCTCCGAGGCGCAGGTCAAGCGCCTGGCCAGCCTCGTCTCGGACCTGCTGGACTGCTCGCGCCTGGAAGCCAACATGGAGATGGCGAAGGCCGCGGTGGCCTTGGAGGCCGTGGTCCGCGCCAGCGTCGCCAACCACAGCCTCCGGGCGGGGGAAGCGGGCAAGACCATCACGGTGGAGGCCTCCGCGCCGGTCCCCGAGGTCGTGGGCGACGCCAAATGGCTGGGCCTGGCCGTGGACAACCTGATCTCCAACGCGGTCAAATTCACCCGGCCGGGGGGGCGCGTGGCCGTGAGCCTCTCGCGCCAGGGCGAGACCGTGGAGGTCTGCGTGGCCGACGACGGCATCGGCATCCACCCGGACGACCAAAGCCGGATCTTCGAGAAGTTCTTCCGGGCCCGCAACCGCTCCGAGATATCGACTCCCGGCACGGGGCTGGGGCTGACCATCGCCAAGGAGGTGGTCTCCCGGCACGGCGGGCGCATCTGGTTCCAGTCGGAGCCGGGCAAGGGGACGCGCTTCTGCTTCGCCTTGCCGCTGCAGCCGGCGGCCGCAGGGGCCGGGGATTGA
- a CDS encoding PIN domain-containing protein, with translation MNSWPRRVFCDTSFFFACLEARDAHHAQAVAWLEQSERRQTAFWTTWEVIGETVTLLRRRSGYDRAQEFIRQVVPALHTAELDGSARQESLEVFLRFAQDKELSLCDCISFVVLTTRLAHTSTATFDKHFQMLGLPILR, from the coding sequence ATGAACTCGTGGCCCCGCCGCGTCTTCTGCGACACCTCCTTCTTCTTCGCCTGCCTCGAAGCCCGTGACGCCCACCACGCGCAGGCCGTGGCGTGGCTGGAGCAATCCGAGCGCCGGCAGACCGCTTTCTGGACCACCTGGGAGGTCATTGGCGAGACCGTCACCTTGCTGCGCCGGAGATCGGGCTACGACCGGGCCCAGGAATTCATCCGGCAGGTGGTGCCGGCCCTGCACACGGCGGAGCTTGACGGCTCCGCCCGGCAGGAGTCCCTCGAGGTCTTCCTGCGTTTCGCCCAGGACAAGGAGCTCTCGCTGTGCGACTGCATCTCCTTCGTCGTGCTGACCACCCGGTTGGCCCATACCTCCACGGCGACCTTCGACAAGCATTTCCAGATGCTCGGCCTGCCCATCCTGCGGTAG
- a CDS encoding PIN domain-containing protein: MPELLLDSDVIIEVLRGNAVLVEQLRAQRGAGRLLAYTPVAKAEIYHGLRPGEEKAAEGFFAACLGLPINDEVAEQAGRYLAAYHRSHGIELGDALVAAAARVHRAVLFTLNRRHYPMQDIRFHDMPGRVH, from the coding sequence ATGCCTGAGCTCCTGCTCGACTCCGACGTCATCATCGAGGTCCTGCGCGGCAATGCCGTCCTGGTCGAGCAGCTCCGCGCCCAGCGCGGGGCGGGCCGGCTGCTGGCCTACACCCCCGTGGCCAAGGCCGAGATCTATCACGGCCTGAGGCCCGGCGAGGAGAAGGCGGCGGAGGGCTTCTTCGCCGCGTGCCTCGGCCTTCCCATCAACGACGAGGTCGCGGAACAGGCCGGCCGCTATCTGGCGGCGTATCACCGCAGCCACGGCATCGAGCTCGGCGACGCGCTGGTGGCGGCGGCGGCGCGCGTACATCGCGCGGTCCTTTTTACGCTGAACCGCCGACACTATCCGATGCAGGACATCCGATTCCATGACATGCCCGGCCGCGTCCATTAG
- a CDS encoding ribbon-helix-helix domain-containing protein, with translation MMKRSQIYLPMEQWRLLGALSRQERLSVSELIRRAIARIYKGQEADFEKALRQAAGLWKDREDLPPAQAYVRGLRRGGRISRLYRGHA, from the coding sequence ATGATGAAGCGCTCCCAGATCTATCTCCCCATGGAGCAGTGGCGCCTGCTGGGCGCCTTGAGCCGCCAGGAGCGCCTGTCCGTCTCCGAGCTGATCCGCCGGGCCATCGCCCGGATCTACAAAGGCCAAGAGGCGGATTTCGAGAAGGCTCTGCGCCAAGCCGCCGGCCTCTGGAAGGACCGCGAGGACCTCCCCCCCGCGCAAGCCTATGTCCGCGGCTTGCGCCGCGGCGGCCGGATTTCCAGGCTCTACCGCGGACATGCCTGA
- a CDS encoding type II toxin-antitoxin system VapC family toxin, with protein sequence MHVLDASVALKWFVEESGTAQAVALSDEFLAGKIVLAAPDLLLYEVANALRFKREFGEAAVQEAVRSLLDTGVEIFTPTEESLHRTIQLTFRTGLSFYDCLYVALAEQLGAYLITADRAIHKKTESLLRVSMVE encoded by the coding sequence ATCCACGTCCTCGACGCATCCGTCGCGCTCAAGTGGTTCGTCGAGGAAAGCGGAACCGCGCAGGCTGTCGCCCTGAGCGACGAATTCCTGGCCGGCAAGATCGTGCTGGCGGCCCCGGACCTGCTGCTCTATGAAGTGGCCAATGCCCTGAGATTCAAGAGGGAATTCGGGGAGGCCGCCGTCCAAGAAGCCGTCCGTTCCTTGCTGGACACGGGAGTGGAGATTTTCACGCCGACCGAGGAGTCGCTCCACAGAACCATCCAGCTCACCTTCCGCACCGGTCTCTCGTTCTACGATTGCCTTTATGTCGCCCTGGCCGAGCAACTGGGCGCCTACCTTATCACGGCCGATCGCGCGATTCATAAGAAGACGGAGTCTTTGCTGCGCGTCTCCATGGTCGAGTAA
- a CDS encoding class I SAM-dependent methyltransferase, with protein MRALREALKRLLPKRAVFVLGLAWTKLTWPLYRGAGRECLLCGRQARRFRPARRDLPVLRELHVVGGMRRDEAGCPYCACEDRERLVFWFLREKTGAFSQRLRLLHLAPERMLRKILRARPNLDYVGADLDPAPGDLAADVARLPFPDADFDALICDHVLEHVPDDRKAMAELLRVLKPGGWAILQVPVSKVLKETREDPAISSPRERERLFGQDDHARIYASDYAQRLGAAGFSVSARTALELCGPQACSRYGLNEEETLFFCRRP; from the coding sequence GTGAGAGCGCTCAGAGAAGCCCTTAAGCGGCTCCTCCCCAAGAGGGCCGTCTTCGTCCTGGGCCTGGCCTGGACCAAGCTGACCTGGCCGCTCTATCGCGGCGCCGGCCGCGAGTGCCTGCTGTGCGGCAGGCAGGCGCGCCGTTTCCGGCCGGCGCGCCGCGACTTGCCGGTCTTGCGCGAGCTGCACGTGGTCGGCGGCATGCGTCGCGACGAGGCCGGCTGCCCTTATTGCGCCTGCGAGGACCGCGAGCGGCTCGTGTTCTGGTTCCTGCGCGAGAAGACCGGCGCCTTCTCGCAGCGCCTGCGCCTGCTGCACCTGGCCCCGGAGAGGATGCTCCGCAAGATATTGCGGGCCCGGCCCAACCTCGATTATGTGGGCGCGGACCTGGACCCGGCCCCAGGCGACCTGGCCGCAGACGTGGCGCGCCTGCCTTTCCCCGACGCGGATTTCGACGCGCTCATCTGCGACCACGTCCTGGAGCACGTGCCCGACGACCGCAAGGCCATGGCCGAACTCCTGCGCGTGCTCAAGCCCGGCGGCTGGGCCATCCTCCAGGTCCCCGTCTCCAAGGTCTTGAAGGAGACTCGGGAAGACCCCGCGATCTCCTCCCCGCGGGAGCGGGAAAGGCTCTTCGGTCAGGACGACCACGCGCGCATCTACGCCTCGGACTACGCGCAGCGCCTGGGGGCGGCGGGCTTCTCGGTCTCGGCCCGTACCGCGCTGGAGCTCTGCGGGCCGCAGGCGTGCTCCCGCTACGGTCTCAACGAGGAGGAGACGCTCTTCTTCTGCCGCCGGCCGTGA
- a CDS encoding glycosyltransferase family 2 protein, which yields MNPALSVLIATRDRKELLARCLSALAEQRVPAASGAFGGCEVLVSDDGSSDGTAELIAGLRPGYPWPLRYHAQPNRGPAAARNWGLGEATGRIILMLGDDIIPASRDFLQEHLRWHDERFPEPETAVLGRTAWSTELEITPFMRWLEDSGIQFDYRGLRQGDMAGHKRFYTSNISVKKAFLRDDRFDERFPYPVLEDLEFGYRLERRGLRIAFNPRARALHLHPVTLDGYCRRAELTGASAATYYRLHPELEDRSWLRRLQGLALRVLFNDAAMPFWLRAAKFFEKRLAFHYLFLAVYARYFCKGLAAARESAQRSP from the coding sequence ATGAACCCGGCACTCTCCGTCCTCATCGCCACCCGCGACCGCAAGGAGCTCCTGGCGCGCTGCCTGTCGGCCTTGGCCGAGCAGAGGGTCCCGGCCGCCTCCGGCGCCTTCGGCGGCTGCGAGGTCCTGGTCAGCGACGACGGCTCCAGCGACGGGACCGCGGAGCTCATCGCGGGCCTGCGGCCCGGCTACCCCTGGCCGCTGAGGTACCACGCCCAGCCCAACCGCGGCCCGGCCGCGGCGCGGAACTGGGGGCTGGGCGAGGCAACGGGCCGGATCATACTCATGCTGGGAGACGACATCATCCCCGCTTCCCGGGACTTCCTGCAGGAGCATCTGCGCTGGCACGACGAGCGCTTCCCCGAGCCGGAAACCGCGGTGCTGGGCCGCACCGCCTGGTCTACGGAGTTGGAGATCACGCCTTTCATGCGCTGGCTGGAGGACAGCGGCATCCAATTCGATTATCGCGGCTTACGGCAGGGGGATATGGCCGGCCACAAGCGCTTCTACACCAGCAACATCTCCGTCAAGAAGGCGTTCCTCCGCGACGACAGGTTCGACGAGCGCTTCCCCTATCCGGTCCTGGAGGACCTCGAGTTCGGCTATCGCCTCGAGCGGCGCGGCCTGCGCATCGCCTTCAACCCGCGGGCCCGGGCGCTGCACCTTCACCCGGTGACGCTGGACGGCTACTGCCGGCGCGCCGAGCTGACCGGCGCCTCGGCCGCGACCTACTACCGCCTGCACCCGGAACTGGAGGACAGGTCCTGGCTGCGCCGGCTGCAGGGCCTGGCGCTTCGCGTCCTTTTCAACGACGCCGCCATGCCGTTCTGGCTGCGGGCCGCCAAGTTCTTCGAGAAGCGGCTGGCTTTCCACTATCTCTTCCTTGCGGTCTACGCCCGCTACTTCTGCAAAGGCTTGGCCGCCGCCCGTGAGAGCGCTCAGAGAAGCCCTTAA
- a CDS encoding tetratricopeptide repeat protein — translation MRRWLEPALLAAAVAAGFANSLPNGFSFDDRRVIVENPKVTAQQWAAIWTGPCWFPDKDDRGWRPLTAASFALDWRWHGPRAAPFRVNDLLLHAANSALVVRVAAAAGWTAGAPLAAGLLFALHPIHTEVLNPIVGRADLLAALFMLLCCWAYGAGALPWALACFGLGLLAKESAVSFLFLLPVYALRQGWRKIDWRRLVRDALLFAAVLAGYMLLRDQLIGKWLPGAGGVNPLDNPLGNSPLFTRVSNALYVTWRYVLLLVVPWPLSADYAFDSIPVLGPLAPRNLAAILLLAAAGWGLWRWSRRQPQAGFAAGFFLAAFLLVSNIPIPIGAIMAERFAYLPSVGFCLLAALALQNLGRRAGTVLLVLLLAVWAGLCIRRNRAWRSDETLFVSILETSPRSVRGMVNAGQVRLEQGRFAEARDLNLAALSLKPLLGGENPAVRAPLPYSNLGIAYMRLGDLPAAEAALQEALKRDPQSLDAWVNLGIVFAKQRRLDGAINAFEKALALAPEPAAEPHLYKLYYNLALAMKQKGEFIYAEGDRAGALALFRQSSANYEKALELKGDYAEARAGLQALRLRLQR, via the coding sequence ATGCGCCGCTGGCTTGAGCCCGCCTTGCTCGCGGCCGCGGTGGCGGCGGGCTTCGCCAACTCCTTGCCCAACGGCTTCTCCTTCGACGACCGCCGCGTGATTGTGGAGAACCCCAAGGTGACCGCCCAGCAGTGGGCCGCCATCTGGACCGGCCCGTGCTGGTTCCCGGACAAGGACGACCGCGGCTGGCGGCCGCTGACCGCGGCCAGCTTCGCCTTGGATTGGCGCTGGCACGGCCCCCGCGCCGCGCCCTTCCGGGTCAACGACCTGCTTCTGCACGCGGCAAACTCCGCCTTGGTCGTGCGCGTCGCGGCCGCGGCGGGTTGGACCGCAGGCGCGCCTCTGGCCGCGGGACTGCTCTTCGCCTTGCACCCCATACACACCGAGGTCCTCAACCCCATCGTGGGCCGCGCGGACCTGCTGGCCGCGCTCTTCATGCTGCTGTGCTGCTGGGCCTACGGCGCGGGCGCTCTGCCCTGGGCGCTGGCCTGCTTCGGCCTGGGCCTGCTGGCCAAGGAGAGCGCGGTCTCCTTCCTGTTCTTGCTCCCGGTCTATGCTCTGCGCCAGGGCTGGCGGAAGATCGACTGGCGGCGCCTGGTGCGCGACGCCTTGCTATTCGCCGCGGTCCTGGCCGGCTACATGCTCCTGCGCGACCAGCTCATCGGCAAATGGCTGCCCGGCGCCGGGGGCGTCAATCCCCTGGACAACCCCTTGGGCAACTCCCCCTTGTTCACGCGCGTGTCCAACGCCCTCTACGTGACGTGGCGCTACGTCCTTCTGCTCGTCGTGCCCTGGCCGCTCTCCGCGGACTACGCCTTCGACAGCATCCCGGTGCTCGGGCCCCTGGCCCCGCGCAACCTGGCCGCCATCCTGCTCCTGGCCGCGGCCGGCTGGGGGCTGTGGCGCTGGTCCCGGCGCCAGCCGCAGGCGGGCTTCGCGGCCGGCTTCTTCCTGGCCGCATTCCTGCTGGTCTCCAACATCCCCATCCCCATCGGCGCGATCATGGCCGAGCGCTTCGCCTACCTGCCCTCGGTCGGCTTCTGCCTGCTGGCCGCCCTCGCGCTCCAGAACCTCGGCCGCCGCGCCGGAACGGTCCTGCTCGTCCTCCTGTTGGCCGTATGGGCGGGCCTCTGCATCCGCCGCAACCGGGCTTGGCGGAGCGACGAGACCTTGTTCGTGAGCATCCTGGAGACCTCCCCGCGCTCGGTGCGCGGCATGGTCAACGCGGGCCAGGTCAGGCTGGAGCAGGGGCGCTTCGCTGAGGCGCGAGACCTCAACCTCGCGGCCTTGAGCCTCAAGCCCCTCCTCGGCGGCGAGAACCCCGCGGTCCGGGCGCCCCTGCCTTACAGCAACCTGGGCATAGCCTACATGCGCCTGGGCGACCTGCCCGCGGCCGAGGCGGCGCTGCAGGAGGCGCTCAAGCGCGACCCGCAGAGCCTCGACGCCTGGGTCAACCTCGGCATCGTGTTCGCCAAGCAGAGGCGCCTCGACGGCGCCATAAACGCCTTCGAGAAGGCTCTGGCCCTCGCGCCGGAGCCGGCGGCGGAGCCCCACCTCTACAAGCTCTATTACAACCTGGCCTTGGCCATGAAGCAGAAAGGCGAGTTCATCTACGCGGAAGGCGACCGGGCCGGGGCGCTGGCCTTGTTCCGCCAGTCTTCGGCCAACTACGAGAAGGCCCTGGAGCTCAAGGGCGACTACGCGGAAGCCCGGGCCGGCCTCCAGGCTCTGCGCCTGCGGCTGCAGAGATGA
- a CDS encoding oligosaccharide flippase family protein: MNNIFVDSIEQPPSRHGLLLGGLAWTAAGFSAARLASLALHVAAGRGLGPAQYGNVHLAIAVSDILALIATLGIPATLVKRLADSPEPEKQGEAVSAAFTLFGLLSAALWLLVCLLGHFAAAGLRMPAGLVFWAMLRSSTLGLFILCGSVLVGHSDFKNRGLAEALYQVAALALALAFLAARPSYGSVMLALSLAFILGALFCIRAWPRLALAPPSAASCRPLLEYGQLATLWTVSSVLILATGRLLLNYFHTGDEVGLFGAYYTGTVMVAMALCGILSTVLFPAACGDEAQAWAWAMLRRAAPWALALCLPAFLASGALFLALFGPAYPVRWDWLALFSAGAALFAAKELLGQVLAARDSDGVRIAMQGGFLTAAVQLVVGLLAIPRWGLAGAGAALGAGLLCGVLYYGRGIARLGLWSGHAPLA; encoded by the coding sequence TTGAATAACATATTTGTTGATTCCATAGAACAGCCTCCTTCGCGGCATGGGCTGCTCCTCGGCGGCCTGGCCTGGACCGCGGCCGGCTTCTCCGCGGCGCGCCTGGCCAGCCTGGCCCTGCATGTGGCGGCGGGCCGCGGGCTGGGCCCCGCCCAGTACGGCAATGTGCACCTGGCCATAGCGGTCTCGGACATCCTGGCCCTCATCGCCACATTGGGCATCCCCGCCACTTTGGTCAAGCGCCTGGCCGACTCCCCGGAGCCGGAGAAGCAAGGCGAGGCCGTGTCCGCCGCGTTCACCCTCTTCGGCTTGCTCTCGGCCGCGCTCTGGCTGCTGGTCTGCCTGCTGGGCCATTTCGCGGCCGCCGGCCTGCGCATGCCTGCCGGCCTCGTCTTCTGGGCCATGCTCCGCAGCTCGACTCTGGGGCTCTTCATCCTGTGCGGCAGCGTGCTCGTGGGGCACTCGGACTTCAAGAACCGGGGCTTGGCCGAAGCCCTCTACCAGGTCGCGGCTTTGGCTTTGGCCCTGGCCTTTCTGGCGGCCCGGCCGAGCTACGGCTCGGTCATGCTGGCTCTGAGCCTGGCCTTCATCCTGGGCGCCCTGTTCTGCATCCGGGCTTGGCCGCGCCTCGCGCTGGCGCCGCCCTCCGCCGCCTCCTGTCGGCCTCTGCTCGAGTACGGCCAGTTGGCCACATTGTGGACGGTCTCCTCGGTCCTCATACTCGCGACCGGAAGACTGCTCCTCAACTACTTCCACACCGGCGATGAGGTAGGCCTCTTCGGCGCCTATTACACCGGCACGGTCATGGTGGCCATGGCCCTCTGCGGGATACTGTCCACGGTGCTGTTCCCGGCGGCCTGCGGAGACGAGGCGCAGGCTTGGGCCTGGGCCATGCTGCGCCGCGCCGCGCCGTGGGCCTTGGCGCTCTGCCTGCCCGCTTTCCTGGCCTCGGGCGCGCTGTTCCTCGCGCTCTTCGGGCCCGCCTATCCCGTGCGCTGGGACTGGCTGGCGCTGTTTTCGGCCGGCGCCGCGCTGTTCGCGGCCAAGGAGCTCCTCGGGCAGGTCCTGGCCGCCCGGGATTCGGACGGAGTCCGGATCGCGATGCAAGGCGGCTTCCTGACCGCCGCGGTCCAGCTCGTCGTTGGGCTGCTGGCCATCCCGCGCTGGGGGCTGGCCGGAGCGGGCGCGGCCTTGGGCGCCGGCCTGCTCTGCGGCGTCCTCTATTACGGCCGCGGCATAGCCCGCCTCGGCCTCTGGAGCGGGCATGCGCCGCTGGCTTGA
- a CDS encoding glycosyltransferase — protein sequence MQRACRRILFVIPTLGGGGAEQILIRWLDHWKAHPLRKGMEPVVVFSIGKAGPYVEDLDPAIPTYELGQNPESALPADILAAAWSLSRIYHRLKPDLVVSLIAHANIMALLAARLFRPSTPVVICEHTHLSTNIRDFFPWAHPLLRALIRRLYPSARRVVAVSQGVKSDLVESFGLDPARVSVVYNPVDTEEVRRHARPDLAPGRAPTILGLGRMFKQKGFRHLIAALALVRREVDARLTLVGDGPLRAELEAQAARMGLGGVVRFTGYQKNPLPFLAEASVFALPSIYEGFGIVLLEAMAAGVPVVATRCPSGPDEIIEDGSSGLLVPVRDERAMADAILRVLREPDLRQRLSEGGMRRAEDFSMSAHMAGYERVFSEVMAP from the coding sequence GTGCAGAGAGCGTGCAGACGGATCCTCTTCGTGATCCCGACCTTGGGCGGCGGGGGGGCCGAGCAGATCTTGATCCGCTGGCTGGACCATTGGAAGGCCCATCCGCTCCGGAAGGGCATGGAGCCCGTGGTGGTCTTCTCCATCGGCAAGGCGGGCCCCTATGTGGAGGACCTGGACCCGGCCATACCGACTTATGAGCTGGGCCAGAACCCGGAGTCCGCCCTGCCCGCGGACATCCTGGCCGCGGCTTGGTCCCTGTCCCGCATCTACCACCGCCTCAAGCCCGACCTGGTGGTCAGCCTCATCGCGCACGCCAACATCATGGCTTTGCTGGCCGCCCGGCTTTTCCGGCCTTCCACCCCGGTCGTGATCTGCGAGCACACGCATCTGAGCACCAACATCCGGGATTTCTTCCCGTGGGCCCATCCTTTGCTGAGGGCGCTGATCCGGCGGCTCTATCCCTCGGCGCGCCGCGTGGTGGCCGTGTCCCAGGGCGTCAAGTCGGACCTGGTCGAGAGCTTCGGCCTGGACCCGGCACGGGTCAGCGTGGTCTACAATCCCGTGGACACCGAGGAGGTGCGGCGCCACGCCCGGCCCGACCTCGCGCCGGGCCGCGCCCCGACGATACTGGGCCTGGGCCGGATGTTCAAGCAGAAGGGGTTCCGCCACCTCATCGCGGCTTTGGCTTTGGTGCGCCGCGAGGTCGACGCCCGGCTCACCTTGGTCGGAGACGGCCCCTTGCGCGCGGAGCTCGAGGCGCAGGCCGCGCGCATGGGCCTGGGCGGCGTGGTGCGCTTCACCGGCTACCAGAAGAACCCTCTGCCCTTTCTGGCCGAGGCCTCGGTCTTCGCCTTGCCCTCGATCTACGAGGGCTTCGGCATCGTCCTGCTCGAGGCCATGGCCGCCGGGGTCCCGGTGGTGGCCACGCGCTGCCCGTCGGGGCCGGATGAGATCATCGAAGACGGCAGCAGCGGGCTGCTGGTGCCGGTGCGCGACGAGCGGGCCATGGCCGACGCCATCCTGCGCGTGCTGCGCGAGCCGGACCTGCGCCAACGACTATCCGAGGGGGGGATGCGCCGGGCCGAGGATTTCAGCATGTCCGCGCACATGGCCGGCTACGAGCGCGTCTTTTCCGAGGTCATGGCCCCGTGA
- a CDS encoding glycosyltransferase family 2 protein has translation MSRVCASVLVRNGRDVVEPCLESLLRQKLPGGSVEIVALDNGSEDGSGAFLRKLQKRWPRLIVKSSPANMGFAPGHNAVLKENAQRYDYFLLVNQDARLEGEDCLARLVEAARKLGDEALIQPLVLDLSGRPVSAGLELAYTGAAAPTLEPVQSGGSAPVEIAAVHAVVLLISRRALDKVGFLEDSYFAYHEDVEYSLRARLHGVRSWCVPSARAFHDQLPERFRKNFFAQYLMERNRYRYLLSYFSWPLLLALLPALLVQEAAMLAWFGLCGNLAGKSRGWKETALDWDRIMALRRAGRELLRVSAFRRDFYLAHGSGVGARRILADPGYPLWAKAGTLLVSGFLRLYGGVYKLLVLAACR, from the coding sequence GTGAGCCGGGTCTGCGCCAGCGTGCTGGTCCGCAACGGGCGCGACGTGGTGGAGCCGTGCCTGGAGAGCCTCCTCCGGCAGAAGCTTCCGGGCGGCAGCGTCGAGATCGTGGCGCTGGACAACGGCTCAGAGGACGGCTCCGGGGCGTTTCTGCGCAAGCTGCAGAAGCGCTGGCCCCGGCTCATCGTGAAGTCGAGCCCGGCCAACATGGGCTTTGCTCCCGGGCACAACGCGGTGCTCAAAGAGAACGCCCAACGCTATGACTATTTCCTGCTCGTCAACCAGGACGCGCGCCTTGAGGGCGAGGACTGCCTGGCCCGCCTCGTTGAAGCGGCGCGGAAACTGGGCGATGAGGCCTTGATCCAGCCCTTGGTGCTCGACCTCTCGGGCCGGCCGGTCTCGGCCGGCCTGGAGCTGGCCTACACCGGGGCCGCGGCCCCGACTTTGGAGCCGGTGCAAAGCGGCGGCAGCGCGCCCGTGGAGATCGCGGCCGTTCACGCGGTGGTCCTGCTCATCAGCCGCAGGGCGCTGGACAAAGTCGGATTTTTGGAGGACTCGTATTTCGCCTACCATGAGGACGTGGAATATTCTCTGCGCGCCAGACTGCACGGGGTGAGGTCGTGGTGCGTGCCGTCTGCGCGGGCCTTCCACGACCAGCTTCCCGAGCGGTTCCGGAAGAATTTTTTCGCGCAGTATCTGATGGAGCGCAACCGCTACCGCTACCTGCTGAGCTACTTCAGCTGGCCGCTTTTGCTGGCGCTCTTGCCCGCTTTGCTCGTTCAGGAAGCGGCCATGCTGGCCTGGTTCGGGCTGTGCGGGAATCTGGCCGGAAAATCGCGCGGCTGGAAAGAGACGGCCTTGGACTGGGACCGGATCATGGCCCTGCGCCGGGCGGGCCGGGAGCTTCTGCGAGTCTCCGCGTTCCGACGGGATTTCTACCTCGCCCACGGCTCCGGCGTGGGCGCGCGCCGCATCCTTGCCGACCCGGGTTATCCGCTCTGGGCCAAGGCCGGGACCCTGTTGGTCTCAGGCTTCCTGCGCCTCTACGGCGGCGTGTACAAGCTGCTGGTTTTGGCCGCCTGCCGTTAG